A single genomic interval of Nocardioides palaemonis harbors:
- a CDS encoding NYN domain-containing protein yields the protein MAERKTYLLVDGENIDATLGTSILGRRPRPEERPRWDRLLEWAERAFDQDVSGLFFLAAGTELPTSFVQALLAIGFTPIPLSGEGKVVDIAIQRTAEALVHREADVVLVSHDGDFVDQVSALCDGSRQVGVIGFTEFVNSQFRNLPGLRIFDLEYDLGAFNASLPRTRIIPIDEFDPLDFL from the coding sequence ATGGCCGAGCGGAAGACCTACCTCCTCGTCGACGGGGAGAACATCGACGCCACCCTCGGGACCTCGATCCTCGGGCGCCGGCCGCGCCCGGAGGAGCGGCCCCGCTGGGACCGGCTGCTCGAGTGGGCCGAGCGGGCCTTCGACCAGGACGTCTCCGGCCTGTTCTTCCTCGCCGCCGGCACCGAGCTGCCGACGAGCTTCGTCCAGGCGCTGCTGGCCATCGGGTTCACCCCGATCCCGCTGAGCGGCGAGGGCAAGGTCGTCGACATCGCCATCCAGCGCACCGCCGAGGCACTGGTGCACCGCGAGGCGGACGTGGTGCTGGTCAGCCACGACGGCGACTTCGTCGACCAGGTCTCGGCGCTGTGCGACGGCTCCCGCCAGGTCGGGGTCATCGGCTTCACCGAGTTCGTCAACTCGCAGTTCCGCAACCTGCCCGGACTGCGGATCTTCGACCTCGAGTACGACCTCGGCGCCTTCAACGCCTCGCTGCCGCGCACCCGGATCATCCCGATCGACGAGTTCGACCCGCTCGACTTCCTCTGA
- a CDS encoding non-heme iron oxygenase ferredoxin subunit, translated as MSFERACTLDEVPADQALAVTLGRFDVAVARDGDEVFAIENTCSHAEVALSEGEVERTDGGCQIECWLHGSMFDLRTGKPTNLPATEPVATFPVDVRDGVVYVDTETTLNGVTPA; from the coding sequence GTGAGCTTCGAGCGCGCCTGCACGCTGGACGAGGTGCCCGCCGACCAGGCGCTGGCGGTCACCCTCGGTCGCTTCGACGTCGCGGTCGCCCGCGACGGCGACGAGGTCTTCGCCATCGAGAACACCTGCAGCCACGCCGAGGTCGCCCTCAGCGAGGGCGAGGTCGAGCGCACCGACGGCGGCTGCCAGATCGAGTGCTGGCTGCACGGCTCGATGTTCGACCTGCGCACCGGCAAGCCCACCAACCTCCCGGCGACCGAGCCGGTCGCCACCTTCCCGGTCGACGTACGCGACGGCGTCGTCTACGTCGACACCGAGACCACCCTGAACGGAGTCACCCCCGCATGA
- a CDS encoding acVLRF1 family peptidyl-tRNA hydrolase, with protein MPVVLVPPARWGRWVDNFGARHGGASLSVSDGALHGAAEDGSRFTARLPFDTTYDGAVDANAFASAAVPPGAWGVLLVRKGGFAVARLAADRTVDSKVGQRHVQGRTKAGGQSQQRFARRRDNQARQAYEAAADHAARILDGVRVVVTGGDHAAVDAVLADPRLARARVVGPWLPVPDPRRAVLEQAVADACALQVDVVNA; from the coding sequence GTGCCGGTCGTGCTGGTCCCGCCCGCCCGGTGGGGGCGGTGGGTCGACAACTTCGGCGCGCGTCACGGCGGCGCCTCGCTGTCGGTGTCCGACGGTGCGCTGCACGGCGCGGCCGAGGACGGGTCGCGCTTCACCGCGCGGCTCCCGTTCGACACGACGTACGACGGGGCGGTCGACGCCAACGCCTTCGCCAGCGCCGCGGTGCCGCCGGGCGCCTGGGGCGTGCTCCTCGTCCGCAAGGGCGGGTTCGCCGTCGCGCGGCTCGCGGCTGACCGGACGGTCGACTCGAAGGTGGGGCAGCGGCACGTCCAGGGTCGCACCAAGGCCGGCGGCCAGAGCCAGCAGCGCTTCGCCCGCCGACGGGACAACCAGGCCCGGCAGGCCTACGAGGCGGCCGCCGACCACGCCGCCCGGATCCTCGACGGGGTACGCGTGGTCGTCACCGGGGGAGACCACGCCGCCGTGGACGCGGTGCTCGCCGACCCGCGCCTCGCGCGCGCACGCGTGGTGGGTCCGTGGCTGCCCGTCCCGGACCCGCGGCGCGCGGTGCTCGAGCAGGCGGTCGCCGACGCGTGCGCGCTCCAGGTCGACGTCGTCAACGCCTGA
- a CDS encoding aminoglycoside adenylyltransferase domain-containing protein, with protein MLNPHPTRYAELNGVLHDLVTGAREALGEAFVGAYLQGSFALGAGDLHSDCDFLVVVRERPDVAQEAALRRLHHDLPHRDGHWNRHLEGSYAVAADLRTTAGLGRDWLYVDHGSDEMEWSEHCNQPWSRWIVREHGITLLGPCPVELMEPVPADVLREHALASLATITDDVLGWCPPTIAWCQRYLVVQAARSLYTVRTGEVASKRDALRWSMVHGDPRWRPLLQQVLGDRDCGFDPMAAPRPGSMEEARAFAAHVAAVA; from the coding sequence GTGCTCAACCCCCACCCCACGCGTTACGCCGAGCTCAACGGCGTGCTCCACGACCTCGTCACCGGCGCCCGGGAGGCGCTCGGCGAGGCCTTCGTCGGCGCCTACCTGCAGGGCTCGTTCGCCCTCGGCGCGGGCGACCTGCACAGCGACTGCGACTTCCTGGTGGTCGTGCGCGAGCGCCCCGACGTCGCTCAGGAAGCGGCCCTGCGCCGCCTGCACCACGACCTGCCGCACCGCGACGGCCACTGGAACCGTCACCTCGAGGGGTCGTATGCCGTCGCCGCCGACCTGCGCACGACCGCGGGCCTCGGTCGCGACTGGCTCTACGTCGACCACGGGTCCGACGAGATGGAGTGGTCGGAGCACTGCAACCAGCCGTGGAGCCGCTGGATCGTGCGCGAGCACGGCATCACGCTCCTGGGCCCGTGCCCGGTCGAGCTGATGGAGCCGGTCCCGGCGGACGTCCTGCGCGAGCACGCGCTCGCGAGCCTCGCCACGATCACCGACGACGTGCTCGGCTGGTGCCCGCCCACCATCGCGTGGTGCCAGCGCTACCTCGTCGTGCAGGCCGCGCGCAGCCTCTACACCGTGCGCACCGGCGAGGTGGCCAGCAAGCGCGACGCGCTGCGCTGGTCGATGGTGCACGGCGACCCGCGCTGGCGGCCGCTGCTGCAGCAGGTGCTGGGCGACCGTGACTGCGGCTTCGACCCGATGGCTGCCCCGCGACCGGGGTCGATGGAGGAGGCACGCGCCTTCGCGGCGCACGTCGCGGCCGTGGCCTGA
- a CDS encoding SMP-30/gluconolactonase/LRE family protein → MRHPARSVAASTAAAVLGATLLGGTAPSSAAVPDRDRVFPARIELPPGFQPAGITITRGTAWLGSLADGDIYEVSLRTGQGTVVSQGPSTPSVGLKSDRRGHLYVAGGPSGTARVVDVDSGDVLAEVALTTGTSFVNDVVLTRRSAWFTDSSQAQLYRLDRSASGVPTGTPTTLPLGGEWVQGTGFGANGITTAPTGRGLLVVNSTTGVLYRVDRVTGEAVAVDLGGAMLTQGDGMLRVGRTLYVVRNQAGEIAVLTLSRTGLAGRLVRTITAADLDPSTSFDVPTTVARSGSHLYLPNARFSTTPTPTTDYWVTKVRATPTRHH, encoded by the coding sequence ATGCGCCATCCAGCCCGCTCGGTCGCCGCCTCGACCGCCGCCGCCGTCCTCGGCGCCACCCTGCTCGGCGGGACCGCCCCGTCGTCCGCCGCCGTGCCCGACCGCGACCGGGTGTTCCCCGCACGCATCGAGCTGCCGCCGGGCTTCCAGCCCGCGGGGATCACGATCACCCGCGGCACCGCCTGGCTGGGCTCGCTGGCCGACGGCGACATCTACGAGGTGTCGCTCCGCACCGGGCAGGGCACCGTGGTGAGCCAGGGACCGAGCACGCCCTCGGTCGGCCTGAAGAGCGACCGCCGCGGCCACCTCTACGTCGCCGGCGGCCCGTCCGGCACCGCCCGCGTCGTCGACGTGGACAGCGGCGACGTCCTCGCCGAGGTCGCGCTGACCACCGGGACGAGCTTCGTCAACGACGTCGTGCTGACCCGCCGGTCCGCCTGGTTCACCGACTCCTCCCAGGCCCAGCTCTACCGCCTCGATCGCTCCGCCTCGGGCGTCCCGACCGGGACGCCGACGACGCTGCCGCTGGGTGGCGAGTGGGTCCAGGGCACCGGCTTCGGCGCCAACGGCATCACGACCGCCCCGACGGGCCGGGGCCTCCTCGTCGTCAACTCGACCACCGGCGTGCTCTACCGGGTCGACCGGGTGACGGGCGAGGCCGTCGCCGTCGACCTCGGCGGTGCGATGCTCACGCAGGGGGACGGCATGCTGAGGGTCGGGCGCACCCTCTACGTCGTGCGCAACCAGGCAGGCGAGATCGCGGTGCTGACGCTCTCACGCACGGGCCTGGCCGGACGGCTGGTCCGCACCATCACCGCTGCCGACCTGGACCCCTCGACCAGCTTCGACGTGCCCACGACGGTCGCGCGGTCCGGCTCGCACCTCTACCTGCCGAACGCACGGTTCAGCACCACCCCGACGCCCACCACGGACTACTGGGTGACCAAGGTGCGGGCGACGCCGACGCGCCACCACTGA
- the sufD gene encoding Fe-S cluster assembly protein SufD, giving the protein MTVTTESVRSALEQDQIESHLNPVGSFEVADHPVPTGREEIWRFTPLKRLRGLHADAGLEGRTSKLSWNQPEGVSVTAVTGDEARALRGISGLVPNTRFAARVLDEVPATVLVDVPADTEVSEPLVLDVEGLSADETSGGHLTFRFGAHSKAVVVVNHTGSASVAAVVEIVVGDGADVTVVSIQDWADDAVHLAHHQALVGRDASYKHAAISFGGDVVRMDANVTYAGPGGSAELLGLYFADEGQHIEHRLFADHNAPHTRSNVVYKGALQGDGAHTVWIGNVLIRKVAEGIETYEENRNLVLTDGCRADSVPNLEIETGEIEGAGHASTTARFDDEQLFYLQSRGVSEAEAQRLVVHGFFNDLIRKVGVPSIEDRLLTTVEAELAKNVLKELAQ; this is encoded by the coding sequence GTGACCGTCACCACCGAATCCGTCCGCTCCGCCCTGGAGCAGGACCAGATCGAGAGCCACCTCAACCCGGTGGGCTCCTTCGAGGTCGCCGACCACCCCGTGCCCACCGGGCGCGAGGAGATCTGGCGCTTCACACCGCTGAAGCGGCTGCGCGGCCTGCACGCCGACGCCGGCCTCGAGGGCCGTACGTCGAAGCTCAGCTGGAACCAGCCCGAGGGCGTGTCCGTCACCGCCGTGACCGGCGACGAGGCGCGCGCGCTGCGCGGGATCAGCGGCCTGGTGCCCAACACCCGGTTCGCCGCCCGCGTCCTCGACGAGGTCCCCGCGACCGTGCTGGTCGACGTCCCGGCCGACACCGAGGTCAGCGAGCCGCTGGTCCTCGACGTCGAGGGGCTCAGTGCGGACGAGACGTCCGGCGGGCACCTGACCTTCCGCTTCGGCGCCCACAGCAAGGCCGTCGTGGTCGTCAACCACACCGGCTCGGCCTCGGTCGCTGCGGTCGTCGAGATCGTCGTCGGCGACGGCGCCGACGTCACCGTGGTCTCGATCCAGGACTGGGCCGACGACGCCGTCCACCTCGCCCACCACCAGGCGCTGGTCGGTCGCGACGCGAGCTACAAGCACGCGGCGATCTCCTTCGGCGGTGACGTCGTGCGGATGGACGCCAACGTGACCTACGCCGGTCCCGGCGGCTCCGCGGAGCTGCTCGGCCTCTACTTCGCCGACGAGGGCCAGCACATCGAGCACCGACTCTTCGCGGACCACAACGCCCCCCACACCCGGAGCAACGTGGTCTACAAGGGCGCGCTGCAGGGCGACGGTGCCCACACGGTCTGGATCGGCAACGTGCTGATCCGCAAGGTCGCCGAGGGCATCGAGACCTACGAGGAGAACCGCAACCTCGTCCTCACCGACGGCTGCCGCGCCGACTCGGTCCCCAACCTCGAGATCGAGACCGGCGAGATCGAGGGCGCCGGCCACGCCTCCACCACGGCGCGCTTCGACGACGAGCAGCTGTTCTACCTGCAGTCGCGCGGCGTCTCCGAGGCCGAGGCCCAGCGCCTGGTCGTGCACGGCTTCTTCAACGACCTGATCCGCAAGGTCGGTGTGCCGTCCATCGAGGACCGGCTGCTCACCACGGTCGAGGCCGAGCTCGCCAAGAACGTGCTGAAGGAGCTCGCGCAGTGA
- the sufB gene encoding Fe-S cluster assembly protein SufB, which produces MTSIEELNPELKGIGKYEFGWADSDVAGAAATRGLNEDVVRDISSKKSEPQWMLDLRLKGLKLFHRKPMPTWGSDLNAIDFDNIKYFVRSSEKQAQSWEDLPEDIKNTYDKLGIPEAEKQRLVAGVAAQYESEVVYHSIREDLEEKGVIFVDTDTALKEHEDLFKEYFGTVIPVGDNKFAALNTSVWSGGSFIYVPKGVHVDIPLQAYFRINTENMGQFERTLIIADEDSYVHYVEGCTAPIYSSDSLHSAVVEIVVKKGARVRYTTIQNWSNNVYNLVTKRATCEAGATMEWVDGNIGSKVTMKYPAVYLMGEHAKGETLSIAFAGEGQHQDAGAKMVHAAPHTSSSILSKSVARGGGRTSYRGLIQVNEGAHGSKSNVLCDALLVDQISRSDTYPYVDIREDDVSMGHEASVSKVSDDQLFYLMSRGMEEDEAMAMIVRGFVEPIAKELPMEYALELNRLIELQMEGAVG; this is translated from the coding sequence ATGACCTCCATCGAAGAACTCAACCCCGAGCTCAAGGGCATCGGCAAGTACGAGTTCGGCTGGGCCGACTCCGACGTCGCCGGTGCTGCCGCGACCCGCGGGCTCAACGAGGACGTCGTGCGCGACATCTCCTCCAAGAAGTCCGAGCCGCAGTGGATGCTCGACCTGCGCCTCAAGGGGCTCAAGCTCTTCCACCGCAAGCCGATGCCGACGTGGGGCTCGGACCTCAACGCCATCGACTTCGACAACATCAAGTACTTCGTGCGCTCCTCGGAGAAGCAGGCCCAGTCGTGGGAGGACCTGCCCGAGGACATCAAGAACACCTACGACAAGCTCGGCATCCCGGAGGCGGAGAAGCAGCGCCTCGTCGCCGGCGTCGCCGCGCAGTACGAGTCGGAGGTCGTCTACCACTCGATCCGTGAGGACCTCGAGGAGAAGGGCGTCATCTTCGTCGACACCGACACCGCGCTGAAGGAGCACGAGGACCTCTTCAAGGAGTACTTCGGCACGGTCATCCCGGTCGGTGACAACAAGTTCGCCGCGCTCAACACCTCGGTGTGGTCGGGCGGCTCGTTCATCTACGTCCCCAAGGGCGTCCACGTCGACATCCCGCTGCAGGCCTACTTCCGGATCAACACCGAGAACATGGGCCAGTTCGAGCGGACGCTGATCATCGCGGACGAGGACTCCTACGTGCACTACGTGGAGGGCTGCACCGCCCCGATCTACTCCTCCGACTCGCTGCACTCGGCGGTCGTGGAGATCGTGGTCAAGAAGGGCGCCCGCGTGCGCTACACGACCATCCAGAACTGGTCGAACAACGTCTACAACCTCGTGACCAAGCGCGCCACCTGCGAGGCCGGCGCGACCATGGAGTGGGTCGACGGCAACATCGGCTCCAAGGTGACGATGAAGTACCCCGCCGTCTACCTCATGGGCGAGCACGCCAAGGGCGAGACGCTGTCGATCGCGTTCGCCGGTGAGGGCCAGCACCAGGACGCCGGCGCCAAGATGGTGCACGCCGCGCCCCACACCTCGAGCTCGATCCTGAGCAAGTCCGTGGCCCGTGGCGGTGGCCGCACGTCCTACCGCGGCCTGATCCAGGTCAACGAGGGCGCGCACGGCTCGAAGTCCAACGTGCTGTGCGACGCGCTGCTCGTCGACCAGATCAGCCGCTCCGACACCTACCCCTACGTCGACATCCGCGAGGACGACGTGTCCATGGGTCACGAGGCGAGCGTCTCCAAGGTGTCCGACGACCAGCTCTTCTACCTCATGTCGCGCGGCATGGAGGAGGACGAGGCGATGGCGATGATCGTGCGCGGCTTCGTGGAGCCGATCGCCAAGGAGCTGCCGATGGAGTACGCCCTCGAGCTCAACCGCCTGATCGAGCTGCAGATGGAGGGCGCGGTCGGCTGA
- a CDS encoding ABC transporter ATP-binding protein, translating to MTPPIEISGLVKTFGSVRALDGLDLTVDAGEVHGFLGPNGAGKSTTIRVLLGLLRSTAGSVTVFGLDPWGDATEIHRRLAYVPGDVSLWPNLTGGETIDLLLRMRDVDPRGTRRDELLQRFELDPTKKGRAYSKGNRQKVALVAAFATPTDLLVLDEPTSGLDPLMEEVFNQCLAEHKASGTTVLLSSHILSEVERLADRVTIIRGGRAVESGSLDQLRHLRRNRVRAMVSGTLPDLSGLDGVHDVDVDGRVVQASVDPAGLPLLLKALDAAGVVSLTSTPPTLEELFLDAYRSTP from the coding sequence GTGACGCCACCGATCGAGATCAGCGGACTCGTCAAGACCTTCGGCAGCGTGCGGGCGCTCGACGGCCTCGACCTCACGGTCGACGCGGGCGAGGTGCACGGCTTCCTGGGACCCAACGGCGCGGGCAAGTCCACCACCATCCGGGTGCTGCTGGGCCTGCTGCGCAGCACGGCCGGCTCGGTCACCGTCTTCGGGCTCGACCCGTGGGGCGACGCGACCGAGATCCACCGGCGGCTGGCCTACGTGCCGGGCGACGTGAGCCTGTGGCCCAACCTCACCGGCGGCGAGACCATCGACCTGCTCCTGCGGATGCGCGACGTCGACCCTCGCGGCACGCGCCGCGACGAGCTGCTGCAGCGCTTCGAGCTCGATCCGACCAAGAAGGGGCGCGCGTACTCGAAGGGGAACCGGCAGAAGGTGGCGCTGGTGGCAGCGTTCGCCACGCCCACCGACCTGCTCGTGCTCGACGAGCCGACCTCTGGGCTGGACCCTCTCATGGAGGAGGTCTTCAACCAGTGCCTGGCCGAGCACAAGGCGTCCGGCACCACGGTGCTGCTGTCGAGCCACATCCTCAGCGAGGTCGAGCGGCTCGCCGACCGCGTCACGATCATCCGTGGCGGCCGGGCCGTGGAGTCGGGATCGCTCGACCAGCTGCGCCACCTGCGTCGCAACCGGGTCCGGGCCATGGTGTCGGGCACGCTGCCCGACCTGTCCGGGCTGGACGGGGTGCACGACGTCGACGTGGACGGCCGGGTCGTGCAGGCGTCCGTCGACCCTGCCGGCCTCCCGCTGCTGCTCAAGGCGCTCGACGCCGCAGGAGTCGTCTCGCTGACGAGCACCCCGCCCACCCTCGAGGAGCTGTTCCTCGACGCCTACCGGAGCACGCCATGA
- the sufC gene encoding Fe-S cluster assembly ATPase SufC — protein sequence MSKLVITDLHVTVDTEDGPKEILKGVTLTINEGETHAIMGPNGSGKSTLAYSIAGHPKYTITGGTVTLDGQDVLSMSVDERARAGMFLAMQYPVEVPGVSVANFLRTAKTAIDGEAPKLRTWVKDVNGALERLNLDSTFSQRSVNEGFSGGEKKRHEIAQLELLDPKVAILDETDSGLDIDALKIVSEGVNRFRGKDGKGVLLITHYTRILRYIEPDVVHVFVDGKVAASGGKELAEQLEAEGYDKYVKANA from the coding sequence ATGAGCAAGCTCGTCATCACCGACCTCCACGTGACCGTCGACACCGAGGACGGCCCCAAGGAGATCCTCAAGGGCGTCACCCTCACCATCAACGAGGGAGAGACCCACGCCATCATGGGCCCCAACGGCTCCGGCAAGTCGACCCTGGCGTACTCCATCGCCGGCCACCCGAAGTACACGATCACCGGTGGCACCGTGACCCTCGACGGCCAGGACGTGCTGTCGATGTCGGTCGACGAGCGGGCGCGTGCCGGCATGTTCCTCGCCATGCAGTACCCGGTCGAGGTCCCGGGCGTCTCGGTCGCCAACTTCCTGCGCACCGCCAAGACCGCCATCGACGGCGAGGCCCCCAAGCTGCGCACGTGGGTCAAGGACGTCAACGGCGCCCTCGAGCGGCTCAACCTCGACTCGACCTTCTCCCAGCGCTCGGTCAACGAGGGCTTCTCCGGTGGCGAGAAGAAGCGCCACGAGATCGCCCAGCTCGAGCTGCTCGACCCCAAGGTCGCGATCCTCGACGAGACCGACTCGGGCCTCGACATCGACGCGCTCAAGATCGTGTCCGAGGGCGTCAACCGGTTCCGTGGGAAGGACGGCAAGGGTGTCCTGCTGATCACCCACTACACCCGCATCCTGCGCTACATCGAGCCCGACGTCGTCCACGTCTTCGTCGACGGCAAGGTCGCCGCGTCCGGCGGCAAGGAGCTCGCCGAGCAGCTCGAGGCCGAGGGCTACGACAAGTACGTGAAGGCCAACGCCTGA
- a CDS encoding metal-sulfur cluster assembly factor has product MSESQTDHSDLPEVPEATGGGTATVTVDDVTEAMKDVVDPELGINVVDLGLVYGVHLDEHSNAVLDMTLTSAACPLTDVITDQTESALEGLVGDVAINWVWMPPWGPDKITEDGREQLRALGFNV; this is encoded by the coding sequence ATGAGCGAGTCCCAGACCGACCACTCCGACCTGCCCGAGGTCCCCGAGGCGACCGGTGGCGGCACCGCGACGGTCACCGTCGACGACGTCACCGAGGCGATGAAGGACGTCGTCGACCCCGAGCTCGGGATCAACGTCGTCGACCTCGGCCTGGTCTACGGCGTGCACCTCGACGAGCACAGCAACGCGGTGCTCGACATGACCCTCACCTCGGCGGCGTGCCCGCTGACCGACGTGATCACCGACCAGACCGAGTCGGCCCTCGAGGGCCTGGTGGGCGACGTCGCGATCAACTGGGTCTGGATGCCGCCGTGGGGCCCGGACAAGATCACCGAGGACGGCCGCGAGCAGCTGCGGGCGCTGGGTTTCAACGTCTGA
- the sufU gene encoding Fe-S cluster assembly sulfur transfer protein SufU, with amino-acid sequence MSTDLDSLYQEIILDHYKNPHHKGLRDPFESEVHHVNPTCGDEITLRVHLADGVVDDVSYDSVGCSISQASASVMTDLVIGKPLDEAMSIHQTFLELMQGKGQVEPDEDVLEDGIAFAGVAKFPARVKCALLSWMAWKDATTQAQTEGDPA; translated from the coding sequence ATGAGCACCGACCTCGACAGCCTGTACCAGGAGATCATCCTGGACCACTACAAGAACCCGCACCACAAGGGCCTGCGCGACCCGTTCGAGTCCGAGGTGCACCACGTCAACCCGACCTGCGGCGACGAGATCACCCTGCGGGTGCACCTCGCCGACGGGGTCGTCGACGACGTGTCCTACGACAGCGTCGGCTGCTCGATCTCCCAGGCCTCGGCGTCGGTGATGACCGACCTGGTGATCGGCAAGCCGCTCGACGAGGCGATGTCGATCCACCAGACCTTCCTCGAGCTCATGCAGGGCAAGGGGCAGGTCGAGCCCGACGAGGACGTCCTCGAGGACGGGATCGCGTTCGCCGGCGTCGCCAAGTTCCCCGCGCGAGTGAAGTGCGCGCTGCTCTCCTGGATGGCGTGGAAGGACGCGACCACCCAGGCCCAGACTGAAGGAGATCCCGCATGA
- a CDS encoding GbsR/MarR family transcriptional regulator: MPQSPVEQYVERMGGAMTDAGLPRLPSRVFAALTADDDGRMTSAELSGALGISPAAVSGAIKFLTQVGFVHRERERGTRRDVYVVDDDAWHGAMVQKDSAYAPMLKALDDGLAGLPDDSPARPRLVLMREFLAFVSSEMDGIAARWEVRRRELEDDLRTRG, from the coding sequence ATGCCACAGTCCCCGGTCGAGCAGTACGTCGAGCGCATGGGCGGAGCGATGACCGACGCCGGGCTCCCCCGCCTCCCCTCCCGGGTGTTCGCCGCGCTCACGGCCGACGACGACGGCCGGATGACGTCGGCGGAGCTGTCGGGTGCGCTCGGCATCAGCCCGGCGGCCGTGTCGGGGGCGATCAAGTTCCTGACCCAGGTCGGGTTCGTCCACCGCGAGCGCGAGCGCGGCACGCGGCGCGACGTCTACGTGGTCGACGACGACGCGTGGCACGGCGCGATGGTGCAGAAGGACAGCGCGTACGCCCCGATGCTGAAGGCGCTCGACGACGGCCTCGCCGGGCTCCCGGACGACTCCCCCGCACGCCCGCGGCTGGTGCTCATGCGCGAGTTCCTGGCCTTCGTCAGCTCCGAGATGGACGGCATCGCCGCGCGCTGGGAGGTGCGCCGCCGCGAGCTGGAGGACGACCTGCGGACCCGCGGGTGA
- a CDS encoding aminotransferase class V-fold PLP-dependent enzyme: protein MEGLLPDLDVIRKDFPILERTLAGGQPLVYLDSANTSQKPQVVIDTMVDHLERHNANIARAMHQLGAESTEAYEGARDKVAAFLHARSRDEVVFTKNATEALNLLARTIELGPGDNVVITEMEHHSNIVSWQLACERSGAELRWFGLTDDGHLDLSDADRLVDEHTKVVAFTWVSNMLGTINPVADLVARARAVGAVSVVDASQAAPQLPVDVQEVDCDFLVFTGHKVCGPTGIGVLWGREELLNALPPFHGGGEMIETVTMARSTYARSPHRFEAGTPPIVEAVGLGAAVDYLGHVGLDAIHRHEQAITAYALEGLQSVPGLTVLGPLDATQRGGAISFELDGVHPHDIAQVLDSRGVAVRAGHHCAKPAHARFGVQASTRMSSYLYTTPAEIDALVESLHATRSYFKVD from the coding sequence ATGGAGGGACTGCTCCCGGATCTCGACGTGATCCGCAAGGACTTCCCGATCCTCGAGCGCACGCTCGCGGGCGGGCAGCCGCTGGTCTACCTCGACAGCGCGAACACCTCGCAGAAGCCGCAGGTGGTCATCGACACGATGGTCGACCACCTCGAGCGCCACAACGCCAACATCGCCCGCGCCATGCACCAGCTGGGCGCGGAGTCGACGGAGGCCTACGAGGGTGCGCGCGACAAGGTGGCCGCGTTCCTCCACGCCCGTTCGCGCGACGAGGTGGTGTTCACCAAGAACGCCACCGAGGCGCTCAACCTGCTCGCCCGCACGATCGAGCTCGGCCCCGGCGACAACGTCGTCATCACCGAGATGGAGCACCACTCCAACATCGTGTCGTGGCAGCTGGCGTGCGAGCGCTCGGGCGCCGAGCTGCGCTGGTTCGGGCTCACCGACGACGGTCACCTCGACCTGTCCGACGCCGACCGGCTGGTCGACGAGCACACCAAGGTCGTCGCCTTCACGTGGGTGTCCAACATGCTCGGCACGATCAACCCGGTCGCCGACCTGGTCGCCCGTGCGCGGGCGGTCGGCGCGGTGTCGGTCGTCGACGCCTCGCAGGCGGCGCCCCAGCTGCCGGTCGACGTCCAGGAGGTCGACTGCGACTTCCTCGTCTTCACCGGCCACAAGGTGTGCGGGCCAACCGGCATCGGCGTGCTGTGGGGCCGTGAGGAGCTGCTCAACGCGCTGCCGCCGTTCCACGGCGGCGGCGAGATGATCGAGACGGTCACCATGGCCCGCTCGACCTACGCCCGCTCGCCGCACCGCTTCGAGGCGGGCACGCCGCCGATCGTCGAGGCCGTGGGTCTCGGCGCGGCGGTCGACTACCTCGGCCACGTCGGGCTGGACGCGATCCACCGCCACGAGCAGGCGATCACGGCGTACGCCCTCGAGGGCCTGCAGTCGGTTCCGGGCCTGACCGTGCTCGGCCCGCTCGACGCCACGCAGCGTGGCGGCGCGATCTCGTTCGAGCTCGACGGCGTGCACCCGCACGACATCGCCCAGGTGCTCGACTCGCGCGGCGTGGCCGTGCGCGCCGGGCACCACTGCGCCAAGCCCGCCCACGCCCGCTTCGGCGTGCAGGCCTCGACGCGGATGTCGTCGTACCTCTACACGACGCCGGCCGAGATCGACGCGCTGGTCGAGTCGCTGCACGCGACCCGCAGCTACTTCAAGGTGGACTGA